In the genome of Carnobacterium pleistocenium FTR1, one region contains:
- a CDS encoding ABC-F family ATP-binding cassette domain-containing protein: MITVTNVSLQFSDRKLFDDVNIKFIPGNCYGLIGANGAGKSTFLKILAGEIQPSTGNVSMGPDERLTTLSQNHYGFEDFTVLETVIMGHKRLYEIMKEKDAVYMKEDFTDADGILAAELEGEFAELDGWEAEPQAAVMLQGLGITEDVYDKKMSELPEGLKVKVLLAQALFGKPDVLLLDEPTNGLDTQSIEWLEEFLIDFPNTVIVVSHDRHFLNKVCTHMADVDFSKIKLYVGNYDFWLESSQLAAKLQGNVNAKKEEKIKELQAFVARFSANASKSKQATSRKKTLEKITLDDIQPSSRRYPFVGFTPDREIGNDLLRVENISKTIDGKKILDNITFTMGKDDKVAFTSKNDIAITVLFKILMGEMEPDAGTFKWGVTTSQSYLPKDTTDEFTNEKLTVVDWLRQFAAAEENDNTFLRSFLGRMLFSGEDVLKEVSVLSGGEKVRCMLSKMMLSKSNVLVMDDPTNHLDLESITALNDGLIAFKGSILFGSHDHQFIQTIANRIIEISPNGVVDRAETTYDDFLDNKSVKEQIAALYTV, encoded by the coding sequence ATGATTACAGTAACTAATGTAAGTTTACAATTTTCAGATAGAAAATTGTTCGATGACGTAAATATAAAATTCATTCCAGGCAATTGTTATGGTCTTATTGGTGCAAATGGTGCAGGTAAGTCAACTTTCTTGAAAATATTAGCTGGCGAAATTCAACCTTCAACCGGTAATGTTTCGATGGGTCCCGATGAACGTTTGACAACCTTAAGTCAAAATCACTATGGTTTTGAAGATTTCACCGTTTTAGAAACAGTTATCATGGGCCACAAACGTTTATACGAAATCATGAAAGAAAAAGATGCTGTTTATATGAAAGAAGATTTCACTGATGCTGATGGTATCTTAGCAGCTGAATTAGAAGGCGAATTTGCTGAATTAGATGGTTGGGAAGCTGAACCTCAAGCAGCTGTTATGTTGCAAGGATTAGGTATTACAGAAGATGTTTATGACAAAAAAATGAGCGAGTTACCAGAAGGATTAAAAGTAAAAGTATTGCTAGCACAAGCTTTATTTGGTAAACCTGATGTCCTTTTACTGGATGAACCGACCAATGGTTTAGATACTCAATCCATTGAATGGTTAGAAGAATTCTTGATTGATTTCCCTAATACCGTTATCGTTGTTTCGCATGACCGTCACTTCTTGAACAAAGTCTGTACGCATATGGCTGACGTTGATTTTAGTAAAATCAAGTTATATGTTGGGAATTATGATTTCTGGTTGGAATCAAGCCAATTAGCTGCCAAGTTACAAGGCAATGTAAATGCTAAAAAAGAAGAAAAAATTAAAGAACTACAAGCCTTTGTTGCTCGATTTAGTGCAAATGCATCTAAATCAAAACAAGCGACTTCTCGTAAAAAAACGCTAGAAAAAATTACGTTAGATGACATTCAGCCTTCTTCTCGTCGTTACCCATTCGTTGGATTTACTCCTGATCGTGAAATTGGAAATGACTTGTTGCGTGTTGAAAATATTTCTAAAACAATTGATGGAAAAAAAATATTAGATAATATTACTTTTACAATGGGCAAAGATGACAAAGTTGCCTTTACCAGTAAAAATGATATTGCCATTACTGTTTTATTTAAAATATTGATGGGCGAAATGGAACCTGATGCAGGTACATTCAAATGGGGAGTAACAACTTCTCAATCTTATTTGCCAAAAGACACTACTGACGAATTTACTAATGAAAAGTTGACTGTTGTTGATTGGTTACGCCAATTCGCTGCTGCTGAAGAAAATGACAATACCTTCTTACGTAGTTTCTTAGGGCGTATGTTATTTTCTGGAGAAGATGTTTTAAAAGAAGTATCTGTCCTTTCCGGTGGAGAAAAAGTTCGTTGTATGTTATCTAAAATGATGTTGAGTAAATCAAATGTTTTAGTAATGGATGACCCAACAAATCACTTGGATTTAGAATCTATTACAGCTCTAAATGACGGTTTGATTGCTTTTAAAGGCTCAATCTTGTTTGGATCACATGACCACCAATTCATCCAAACAATTGCAAACCGTATTATCGAAATTTCTCCAAATGGAGTAGTTGATCGTGCTGAAACAACTTATGATGATTTCTTAGATAATAAGTCTGTTAAAGAACAAATTGCTGCTTTGTATACTGTTTAA